From the genome of Candidatus Hydrogenedentota bacterium:
GGCCGCCGAAGGGGCTCGGGAAGTCGGCGTCGAACTGAATTCCCTTTCAAAGCCCTATAACATGACCGGCTGGCGGATAGGTATGGCCTGTGGCAATCCGGACGTCATCAAGGCCATTGCCACTTCGAAAGCCAACACGGATTCCGGCGTATTTAACGCCGTCCAGTACGCAGGCATCGAAGCGCTCGACCATTGCGACGATTTTATTGCGCACATGCTCGCCGTTTATGGCCGCCGCCGCGAGAAAACCCTGGCCGTCTTGTCGGAACTCGGCTGGCCGCGCCCCGCGCCGCCGGGAACGTTCTACCTGTGGGTGCGAGTTCCCGATGGGCACACGTCGGCGTCGTTCTGCGAGTTCCTCTTCGAGCGGTGCGCCGTTGTGGCGGCGCCGGGAGCGGCTTACGGCCAATACGGCGAGGGCTATGTCCGCTTCTCGCTTACCGTTGAAGATCACCGCCTGGACGAGGCGCTGCAACGCATGCGCGCGCAGCTGCCGCGTCAACGTTTCTAAGGAACATCACTTTCCGAACGTCCAGACCTGATGCAAACCCCAAGTCCGGCCCGCCTTTGGCCAGAGAGAGTTGTAGAACCGCCATGAGCCTTTTTGGAGTACAGATTCCCGTATCCAGCATTCATGTCATCCCTGCCGGAACATCCAAGGCCGATGCATTGGATATTCTGGTCGGCGCAGTTGCCCGCACCGGCGCGACCACCGACCGGGACGCCTTGCAGCAGGCCGTGCACGAGCGCGAGGCCGTCATGAGCACCGGCATCGGCGGGGGCGTCGCCATCCCGCACGTGCGCATCCCGCAAGTCCGGTGCGCCAGTATCGCGGTGGGCGTCGCGCCGGATGGCATTGAATATGGCACGCTCGACAACAGCCCCGTGCACATTCTGGTCCTGTTTGCCATGCCCGAAGGCGCAGACAAGGAATACCTGCGCCTGCTGGCGCAGGTCATGGCCGCGCTCAAGAATACGGCGGTCTACGAGCGCCTGGTCGCCTGCCGCACGCCGGAGGAGGTGCATGCCGTGCTTGAAGGGAACCCCGTGTAGCCGCGCCGGTTGCCGCGCAGAGACTTCATGGTTTCGCCGCGGTGGCGTAGCGGTACACCGCGATAACTTCTTCGCCGGGCCGTTTGACCAGGCGGAAACCCAGTTTCCGGCATAATTCGAGCATGCGCCGGTTCTCGGGCAGGATCGTGCCTATGATGAGTTCCAGGCCTTCCTCGCGGCCTATGTCGATAAGCCGCCCGAGCAGCGCCCGGCCGAGTCCCAGTCCCTGGCAATGGTCGCACACGACCAGCGCGAAATCCGCCGCGTTGGAGCCGGGGACACGGTTCAGGCGGCCCACAGCGACAATTTCTGGCGCGCCCGTGCCGGGATGTTCGCGCTCGGCCACGATGCCCATGTCGCGGCTGTAGTCGATCGAACACATGCCCGCGAGCGTCTCATGCTGGACCCGCAGGCTCAGCGGCACCGGCACCAGAAACCGGTAATACACCGAGTCGTCGGACAGCGCCTCGTGAAACGCGACCATCAGCGGTTCGTCCTCCGGGCGTATTGGGCGGAACGTGATCGGCGCGCCTTTGACCGTCTCGCGCGTAACGTATTGTTGCGGATAGGGCCGAATCACGGGTTTGGGAAGGCGGGCATCCGGCAGCGAGGGCGGATGCAGAATGATCGCGGCGTCCAGCGCGACGAGCACGTTTGGCCCCGCGAGCATCGGGTTGATGTCGATGTCCCGGATGCGCGGGTTTTCCATGACCAAGCGGCTGAGCCGGGTCAGGACGTGTTGCAGGGGCCGCACATCGACCGGGCGCCGGCCGCGGAATCCTTGGAGTGCCTTGTAGACGCGGGTCTGCTCCATGAGGCGCAATGCCAGGCTCGAATTGAGCGGCGCGAGGGCCACGGCGCGGTCACGCAGCATTTCGACCAGCGCGCCGCCCGCCCCGAAGAGGATGACGGGCCCGAACTGTGGGTCTACCGTACTGCCCAGGATTAACTCATACCCTTCCGCCGTAACCATGGGCTGCACTGTGACGCCCAGGAAATCCTCCTCGGGAAAACGCCGGGACAAGGAGCGGTACGCCGCGCGAACCTCGGTTTCCCGGCTCAGGTGCAGCCGCACGCCGCCCCGTTCCGATTTGTGCACCACCGAATCCGAGTGCACCTTCAGCGCCACGGGGTAGCCGATGGCCGCCGCCGCCGCCACTGCGTCTTCTTCCGTCTCGGCGATGCGCGTCTCGACCACCGGGATGCCGTACGCCGCCAGGACCGCCTTTGACTCCGCCTCGCTCAACTGCACGCGCCCTTCCCGGTGCGCCGCTTCGACAATAGCGGCGGCCGCGGCGCGGCCGGGCGCGTCGTCCTCCGGCGCGGGCGAAGGCGTTTCGTACAGGCCACGCAGGTTGTAGGTGTAGCGCCACATGTAATAGAAGACGCGCGCGGCAATGTCCGGGTACGGAAACGTGGGAATGCCCGCCTGCTTGAGAATGGCTTCGGACGTCGCCAGCGCCACGCCGCCCATGAGGCATGCCAGCATGGGCTTGTCGCGCGGGATTTGCAGTGTCTTGAGCCGTTCCGCCGTCTGCGTCGGGTCGATCATCGCCTGCGGCGTGAGCACGAGCAACAGTCCGTCGCTCTCCGGATTGTTCGCAGCGATCTCGATGGTCCTCGCATAGCGGTCGAGGTCGGCGTCGCTGAACACGTTGATCGGGTTGCTGTGGCTCCAGTGCGGCGGCAACACCTTGTCCAGCGCGTCCAGCGTCTCCGGCGAGAGCGGCGCGAGTTCCGCGCCCACGTTCAGGAGTGCGTCCGTCGCCAGGATGCCGAACCCGCCGGCATTCGTGAGGATGGTGAGCCGGGGCCCTTTCGGGCGCGGCTGCAGACCCAGCACTTCCGCCATGCGGAACAGGCTCTCGATGTCGCGCACGCGCAGGACGCCGGAACGCCGGAACGCCGCCTCGAACACCTGGTCGCTGCCCGCGAGCGCGCCCACGTGCGACGCGGCGGCGCGCGCCGCCGCCTCCGTTTCACCGCCTTTCAGGATGATAATCGGCTTCTTCAGCGATACGCGCCGCGCCGCGGAGAGGAACGTCTGTGCGTCGTCGATAGTCTCCATGTAAATGACGATACTGCGCGTGCGCAGGTCGTTGCCGAGATGGTCGATGAGGTCGCCCCAGCCGATGTCCGTCATGGATCCCGCGCACAGGAAGGCGCTGAACCCCACATTCGCGCGCAGGCTCCAATCGAGCACGGCCATGTTGAGCGCGCCGCTCTGGCTGATGAACCCGACCGAGCCGGGGCGCACCATGGCGTGCGCGAACGTCGCGTTCAGCCCTGAGATCGGGTTCATAATCCCGAAACTGTTCGGCCCCAGCACGCGCATCCGGCCCCGCTGCGCCTCGGCCAGGATGCGCTGCTCGAGGTCCCGGCCCGCCGCCCCGATCTCGCGAAAACCCGACGAGATGACCGCCGCCGCCTTGACCCCGGCATCGACGCACTCGCGCACGATGTCGGGTACAGTCGCCGCGCGCGTGGCGATAAGGGCCAAATCCACCGCTTCGGGTACGGAGGCTATCTTGGGATACGTGTGAATTCCCAATACGTTCCGGTATTTCGGGTTGACCGGATAGACCGTCCCGCCGAAGGGCGAACTGATCAGGTTCTGCACCAGCGCGCGGCCAATGCTCCCGGGACGGTCCGATGCGCCGATTACCGCCACCGACCGCGGCGCAAACAGCGGCCGCAGCGGCTCCCGCACCGGAAGCCGCTCGTCTGTCTCATGCTCCAACTCGTAGGTCATGCCCTGCTCCCTCAAGGCGCATACGATAACGGAAAGCCGTCCGCGAGGCTAGCTGGGCCGCGCAATCAGCGGAAAGAGACGTGAATCGGCGCGGGGCTCCATGACAACGCCTTGCCTCTGTTCGCGTGGCATCTAACGGAGCGGTCTATTTCAAAAAGCCGCCATTCTCAGTCTTCACGCTATCGCTGTTACCCGGAGGCCCATCTCGTTGTCTTCGATCCTGATGCGCTCGGCGGCCGCGCCGGGGGCGACGGTGAGGCTGGCGGCGAGCACTTCCCGGGTGATGGCGCCGCGGAATTCCTCGATAGTGTCCGCGATGGCGGGGTCGTCCGTCTGCACGGCCACGTCGATGCGCGCGTCGTAGTCGAGGCCCTGGTCCTTTCGGATGTTCTGGACCGTGTGGATGAATTCGCGGACCCAACCTTCGCGGCGCAGCAACTCGGTGACCTCCGTGGACAACACCACGACCATGCCCTTGCCCTGCGCGGCGGCAAAGCCTTCTTTCGCGGTCAGGCGCACCTCGACGTCGTCACCGGTCAATTCGAGGCGTTCGCCGTCCACGTCGATGTGTATCGCGCCCGCCTGCAACTGCTCGTAGAACGCCGCGCCGTCGCCGTCCGCCAGCGCCTTGGAAACGCCTTTCATCTTCTTGCCGAATTTGGGGCCCAACACCTTGAAATTCGGCTTCACTTCATAAGACACGTACTGTTCGGGCGCGTTCGTGAACTCGGCCTGCTTGACGTTCAGTTCTTCCATGATCAGGTCGAGATGCTTGGTCAGACCCGGCCGCTGGCTCTCGTCCGCCAGCACGAGTTCGCACAAGCCGAGCGGTTGCCGCACCTTGATGTTCTGCGAGCGGCGCGCGCTCAGGCCGAGGCTCACCGCCTCGCGCGTGGCGGCCATCTCGCCGAGCAGCGCGGCGTCGATCGAAGCCGCGTCAGCGTCGGGATATGCGGCCAAATGCACGCTTTCCGCTGCGCCGGGCAATGGCTTCACGAGCGTGCGCCACGTCACCTCGCTGAAAAACGGCAGGAACGGCGCGGCCAGGCGCGACAGGGTGAGCAGGCACTCGTAAAGCGTCCAGTAGGCGTCCGCCTTGTCCTGCGTCCACTCGGCGGCCCAGAACCGGGCGCGGCTGCGGCGCACGTACCAGTTCGAGAGGCTGTCGATGAACTCCGAGATCAAGCGCGCAGCGGGGTTGCACTCGTAGGCGTCCATGGCGCGGCGCGCCTCGATGGCCGTTCGCGCCAGTTCGTGCAGAATCCAGCGGTCAAGTTCGGCGCGATACGCGACGGGCGCATAAGGCGCGACGCCGTCCGGCGCACGCGGGACGCCGGACGTCTCCGCCAGGTCTGAAGGCCCGTCGAGCACCCGCGCGAGCACTTCGGCGGGCGCGCTTGCCGGGTCGAAGCCGTCGAGGTTCGCATAGATGGTGAAGAAACTGTAGACGTTGAACCAGCGGATGAGTACCTCGCGTTGCGCTTCTTCGACGTTGTGTTCGGAAAGCCGGCCCGTGCTCGTGGGCGGGTTCTTCGCGAAGAAACTCCAGCGCAGCGCGTCCGCGCTGTATCTCTCGAATAATACCTTCGGTTCGCGGTAGTTCTTGAGCCGCTTCGACAGTTTCGTGCCGTCTTCGCCCATGATGTGGCCGAGGCAGATGCACGTCTTGAACGGGTGCGGCCATGGCGCGTTGTGCCCGTGCACGACCGTGCTGATCGCGAGCAGCGCGTAGAACCAGCCGCGCGTCTGGTCGATCGCCTCGCTGATGAAATCCGCCGGGAAGTTCCCGTGGAAGCGTTCCTCGGAACCGGGCGCGTGCGGGTAGCCCCACTGCGCGAAGGGCATGCAGCCCGCATCGAACCAGCAGTCGATCACTTCGGGCACGCGCCGCATCCGCGCCGCCGGGTCTTTCGGGCTCTGGTATGTCACCGCGTCGATGTAGGGTTTGTGCACCTTCAGGTGGTCGCTGAAATCGGGGTGCGCCGCCTTCGTCTGCGCCCACATCTCCAAGCCCTGCACGTCCGTCTTCGCCAGTAGTTCCGCGTACGAGCCGATCGCTTCCATATAGCCCGTCTTTTCACAGACCCAGACCGGAAGCGGCGTGCCCCAGTACCGCTCGCGCGAGAGCGACCAGTCCACGTTGCTCTCGAGGAAATTGCCAAAACGCCCGTCGCGGATATGCTCGGGCAGCCAGGCAATCTGCCTGTTGTTCGCGAGGAAATCCTCGATGAACTGCGACGTCCGGATGAACCAGCTCTTGCGCGCGTATTGGATGAGCGGTTCGTCCTCCGCGCGCGGGCAGAACGGATAGGGGTGGCGGTACGTCTCTTGTTTGAGCAACTGGCCGCGCGCTTTCAGCAGCCGGATTACGCCCTTGTCCGCGTCTTTACAGAACTGGCCCGCAAACGGCTTCTGGTCGTGGGGGTCCGCGTCCGTCACGCGCTCGTCGAACGTGCCGTCCGGATTGACGTAGCAGAGAAAGCCGATGTTCTGTTCCTTGCAGATGCGGTAGTCGTCCTCGCCGAACGCCGGCGCGATATGCACGATGCCGGTGCCCGTTTCGAGGTCGACGAAATCGCCCGCGATGACACACCAGATGTCGCCCGGCGCGCCGGACCCTTCGATGGCCTGCGCCGGGCCGTAGTTGAAAAGCGGCATGTAGTGCAGGCCCAGGAGGTCGGCGCCGCGCACGGCGCGCAGCACCTCCGCGCCCTTCGGGAAATACTTCTCCACCAGCGGCGTGGCGAGAATGACAACCTCGTGAGAACCATCCTTCAGTTCCAGATTCACGAACGCATATTCGATATCCGCGCCGACGCATGCCGCGCAATTGCTCAGCAGCGTCCACGGCGTCGTCGTCCAGACGAGCAGGTGCGCCTTGACCCCGCCGAGGCCCAGTTGCGCCGCGCTTTCCGGCGTCAGCGTGAGCGCCACGGTGATCGCCGGGTCGTCCGTGTCCCGGTAGCCTTCACCGACCTCGCCCGCGGAAAGAGCCGTGCCCCCTTGCGCCCACCACCAGACCACTTTGTGGCCCTGATAGAGCAGGCCGCGTTCGAAGAGCTGCTTCAGCGCCCACCAGACGCTCTCGACGTAGCTCTGGTGATACGTCACATACGCCTCTTCCAGGTCGACCCAGAAGCCGATGCGATCCGTAAGCTCCTCCCACTCCTTTTGATACCGGAATACGGAGTCGATGCACGCATGATTGAACTGCTCGACGCCGTAGCTCTCTATGGCCGTCTTGCCCCCTTCCAGGATTCCCAGTTCCTTGCAGACCTCGATTTCGACGGGCAGGCCGTGCGTGTCCCATCCGGCTTTGCGTTCGCAATAGTGGCCGGTCATGGTCTTATAACGCGGGAAGATGTCCTTGACCGTGCGCGTAAGGCAATGGCCGGGATGGGGCAGGCCGTTCGCCGTCGGCGGTCCCTCATAGAACACGAATTTCGGCGCGTTCTTGCGCTGTTCCAGGCTCTTGTGATAGATCCCGCGCTCTTTCCAGAACCGGATGATCTCTTCTTCCGCCTTGGCAAATTGGAACGGCGTGGGCGCCGGCTCGAATACTTGCTTGCTCATGAAAATCCATCCTTACCCATCGAACAATTGCACGGGTGCCGCGCTGATCCTGTGAAACGCGCGCGGAGAGGCCGCCATGATGCCTTCCAACGCCAGCGGATTTCAACTGCTCCCGCTGTTTGGGGCCCGCGTCATGAAAGCGGGCGATAGACGAAAACATC
Proteins encoded in this window:
- a CDS encoding PTS sugar transporter subunit IIA, which codes for MSLFGVQIPVSSIHVIPAGTSKADALDILVGAVARTGATTDRDALQQAVHEREAVMSTGIGGGVAIPHVRIPQVRCASIAVGVAPDGIEYGTLDNSPVHILVLFAMPEGADKEYLRLLAQVMAALKNTAVYERLVACRTPEEVHAVLEGNPV
- a CDS encoding bifunctional acetate--CoA ligase family protein/GNAT family N-acetyltransferase; this translates as MTYELEHETDERLPVREPLRPLFAPRSVAVIGASDRPGSIGRALVQNLISSPFGGTVYPVNPKYRNVLGIHTYPKIASVPEAVDLALIATRAATVPDIVRECVDAGVKAAAVISSGFREIGAAGRDLEQRILAEAQRGRMRVLGPNSFGIMNPISGLNATFAHAMVRPGSVGFISQSGALNMAVLDWSLRANVGFSAFLCAGSMTDIGWGDLIDHLGNDLRTRSIVIYMETIDDAQTFLSAARRVSLKKPIIILKGGETEAAARAAASHVGALAGSDQVFEAAFRRSGVLRVRDIESLFRMAEVLGLQPRPKGPRLTILTNAGGFGILATDALLNVGAELAPLSPETLDALDKVLPPHWSHSNPINVFSDADLDRYARTIEIAANNPESDGLLLVLTPQAMIDPTQTAERLKTLQIPRDKPMLACLMGGVALATSEAILKQAGIPTFPYPDIAARVFYYMWRYTYNLRGLYETPSPAPEDDAPGRAAAAAIVEAAHREGRVQLSEAESKAVLAAYGIPVVETRIAETEEDAVAAAAAIGYPVALKVHSDSVVHKSERGGVRLHLSRETEVRAAYRSLSRRFPEEDFLGVTVQPMVTAEGYELILGSTVDPQFGPVILFGAGGALVEMLRDRAVALAPLNSSLALRLMEQTRVYKALQGFRGRRPVDVRPLQHVLTRLSRLVMENPRIRDIDINPMLAGPNVLVALDAAIILHPPSLPDARLPKPVIRPYPQQYVTRETVKGAPITFRPIRPEDEPLMVAFHEALSDDSVYYRFLVPVPLSLRVQHETLAGMCSIDYSRDMGIVAEREHPGTGAPEIVAVGRLNRVPGSNAADFALVVCDHCQGLGLGRALLGRLIDIGREEGLELIIGTILPENRRMLELCRKLGFRLVKRPGEEVIAVYRYATAAKP
- a CDS encoding isoleucine--tRNA ligase; translated protein: MSKQVFEPAPTPFQFAKAEEEIIRFWKERGIYHKSLEQRKNAPKFVFYEGPPTANGLPHPGHCLTRTVKDIFPRYKTMTGHYCERKAGWDTHGLPVEIEVCKELGILEGGKTAIESYGVEQFNHACIDSVFRYQKEWEELTDRIGFWVDLEEAYVTYHQSYVESVWWALKQLFERGLLYQGHKVVWWWAQGGTALSAGEVGEGYRDTDDPAITVALTLTPESAAQLGLGGVKAHLLVWTTTPWTLLSNCAACVGADIEYAFVNLELKDGSHEVVILATPLVEKYFPKGAEVLRAVRGADLLGLHYMPLFNYGPAQAIEGSGAPGDIWCVIAGDFVDLETGTGIVHIAPAFGEDDYRICKEQNIGFLCYVNPDGTFDERVTDADPHDQKPFAGQFCKDADKGVIRLLKARGQLLKQETYRHPYPFCPRAEDEPLIQYARKSWFIRTSQFIEDFLANNRQIAWLPEHIRDGRFGNFLESNVDWSLSRERYWGTPLPVWVCEKTGYMEAIGSYAELLAKTDVQGLEMWAQTKAAHPDFSDHLKVHKPYIDAVTYQSPKDPAARMRRVPEVIDCWFDAGCMPFAQWGYPHAPGSEERFHGNFPADFISEAIDQTRGWFYALLAISTVVHGHNAPWPHPFKTCICLGHIMGEDGTKLSKRLKNYREPKVLFERYSADALRWSFFAKNPPTSTGRLSEHNVEEAQREVLIRWFNVYSFFTIYANLDGFDPASAPAEVLARVLDGPSDLAETSGVPRAPDGVAPYAPVAYRAELDRWILHELARTAIEARRAMDAYECNPAARLISEFIDSLSNWYVRRSRARFWAAEWTQDKADAYWTLYECLLTLSRLAAPFLPFFSEVTWRTLVKPLPGAAESVHLAAYPDADAASIDAALLGEMAATREAVSLGLSARRSQNIKVRQPLGLCELVLADESQRPGLTKHLDLIMEELNVKQAEFTNAPEQYVSYEVKPNFKVLGPKFGKKMKGVSKALADGDGAAFYEQLQAGAIHIDVDGERLELTGDDVEVRLTAKEGFAAAQGKGMVVVLSTEVTELLRREGWVREFIHTVQNIRKDQGLDYDARIDVAVQTDDPAIADTIEEFRGAITREVLAASLTVAPGAAAERIRIEDNEMGLRVTAIA